From the genome of Candidatus Reconcilbacillus cellulovorans, one region includes:
- a CDS encoding deaminase, translated as MTEERAQIETVSTDKAPAAVGPYSQAVRAGPFVFASGQIPLTPDGRLVEGGIEEQTRQVMENLSAVLKAAGTSLDRVVKTTVFLKDLSLFAAFNEVYASYFPDRKPARSTVEVARLPRDVLVEIEAVAVV; from the coding sequence ATGACGGAAGAACGTGCGCAAATTGAAACCGTGTCGACCGACAAGGCTCCCGCCGCCGTCGGACCTTACAGCCAAGCCGTGCGTGCCGGTCCGTTCGTGTTCGCGTCGGGGCAAATTCCGCTTACGCCGGACGGCAGACTGGTCGAAGGCGGTATCGAAGAACAAACGCGACAGGTAATGGAGAACTTGTCCGCCGTGCTGAAAGCGGCCGGCACGTCGCTCGACCGCGTGGTCAAGACGACGGTGTTTTTGAAAGATTTGAGTCTATTTGCAGCGTTTAACGAGGTGTACGCCTCGTATTTTCCGGATCGCAAGCCGGCGCGTTCAACGGTGGAGGTTGCCCGGCTGCCGAGGGACGTTTTGGTGGAAATCGAAGCAGTGGCGGTCGTCTGA
- a CDS encoding pur operon repressor has translation MRKWKRSARLVEMTHDLLIRPHKLVPLATFSERYRSAKSSISEDLSIIKEVFEEDGIGELQTVPGAAGGVKFVPRMRRQEALELIEDLCNMLQNPERVLPGGYLYMSDLLGCPSLLRRIGKMFATAFADCRADVVMTVETKGIPIAYATAFWLDLPVVIVRRDNRVTEGSAVSMNYVSGSNRRIHTMSLARRALKEQAGVLIIDDFMRAGGTIRGMIDLLAEFRAHVCGVGVLVESGDVKEHLVDEYVSLARLAGVDPKTKEVRVVPGNYFDKEETE, from the coding sequence ATGCGGAAATGGAAGCGAAGCGCCCGCCTGGTCGAAATGACCCATGATCTGCTCATCCGTCCTCACAAGCTGGTTCCGCTCGCGACGTTTTCCGAACGTTACCGGTCCGCCAAGTCCTCGATCAGCGAGGATTTGTCCATCATCAAGGAAGTGTTCGAGGAAGACGGCATCGGCGAGCTTCAGACGGTGCCCGGCGCGGCGGGCGGCGTGAAATTCGTGCCGCGCATGCGGCGGCAAGAGGCGTTGGAATTGATTGAAGATTTATGCAATATGCTCCAAAATCCGGAAAGAGTTTTGCCGGGCGGGTATTTGTATATGTCGGACTTGCTTGGATGTCCGTCTCTGCTCCGTCGCATCGGCAAAATGTTCGCCACCGCTTTTGCGGACTGTCGGGCCGACGTCGTCATGACGGTCGAGACGAAGGGCATCCCGATCGCCTATGCGACGGCGTTCTGGCTTGATCTGCCTGTCGTGATCGTTCGCCGCGACAATCGCGTGACGGAAGGCTCCGCCGTCAGCATGAATTACGTTTCCGGTTCGAACCGCCGCATTCACACGATGTCGCTCGCCCGCCGCGCGCTGAAGGAGCAGGCTGGCGTGCTGATTATCGACGATTTCATGCGGGCGGGGGGAACCATTCGCGGCATGATTGACTTGCTGGCGGAATTCCGGGCACACGTCTGCGGCGTCGGCGTGCTCGTCGAGTCCGGCGACGTGAAGGAACATCTCGTCGACGAGTACGTCTCGCTCGCCCGATTGGCCGGCGTCGACCCGAAAACGAAGGAAGTCCGCGTCGTGCCGGGCAACTATTTCGACAAGGAGGAGACGGAATGA
- a CDS encoding 4-(cytidine 5'-diphospho)-2-C-methyl-D-erythritol kinase: MKIFEKAPAKINLSLDVFHKREDGYHEVEMVLTTIDLADRLEIQPWPRDEITLSGTSGYVPLNENNLVYRAARLLKERFDIRSGVHIRLEKRIPVAAGLGGGSSDAAAVLRGLNRLWNLGLSTKDLEKLGAELGSDVPFFVRGGTAIARGRGELLEPIDAPPACWVVLAKPAAGISTASVYARYHPGDKERTPATPAVVRAIRDGDFPALCRSLGNMLEDVTVELCPQVRKIKTCLLRMGADAALMSGSGPTVYALAAKQSKALRLKNGLRGFCRHVYLVRLLGQPEPETERLIPSVPR; the protein is encoded by the coding sequence TTGAAAATCTTCGAAAAAGCTCCGGCGAAAATCAACCTATCCCTGGATGTTTTTCATAAAAGGGAAGATGGTTACCATGAAGTTGAAATGGTTCTGACGACGATCGATCTGGCCGACCGACTGGAGATTCAACCCTGGCCCCGCGACGAGATCACGCTCTCCGGGACGTCCGGTTACGTGCCGCTCAACGAAAACAACCTCGTTTACCGCGCCGCCCGGTTGCTCAAGGAACGATTCGACATCCGGTCCGGCGTTCACATTCGGCTGGAAAAACGGATCCCCGTCGCCGCAGGGCTCGGTGGGGGCAGCAGCGATGCGGCGGCCGTCCTGCGCGGGCTCAACCGCCTGTGGAACTTAGGTTTGTCGACGAAAGATCTGGAAAAACTCGGTGCAGAGCTCGGTTCCGACGTGCCGTTTTTTGTTCGCGGCGGCACCGCGATCGCGCGCGGCCGAGGGGAATTGCTTGAGCCGATCGATGCGCCGCCCGCATGCTGGGTGGTGCTGGCCAAACCCGCAGCCGGGATTTCGACGGCGTCCGTTTATGCGCGGTACCACCCCGGGGACAAAGAGCGGACGCCCGCCACGCCGGCTGTCGTGCGGGCGATCCGCGACGGCGATTTTCCGGCTCTTTGTCGTTCTCTCGGCAACATGCTGGAAGACGTAACGGTGGAGCTTTGCCCGCAGGTGCGGAAGATCAAGACGTGCCTTTTGCGCATGGGCGCCGACGCGGCGCTCATGTCCGGCAGCGGTCCGACCGTTTACGCGCTCGCGGCCAAACAGTCGAAGGCGCTTCGTCTGAAGAACGGCCTGCGCGGCTTTTGCCGGCACGTGTATCTCGTGCGGTTGCTGGGACAGCCCGAGCCGGAGACCGAACGGTTGATTCCTTCCGTCCCGCGGTGA
- a CDS encoding Veg protein, with amino-acid sequence MARDALAEIKRRLEAHVGERVLLRANGGRRKTIERFGILEETYPSVFIVKLDDSQHAFKRVSYSYVDILTDSVEVTICNEQGNLRITCANS; translated from the coding sequence GTGGCGAGGGACGCTCTTGCGGAAATCAAGCGGCGGCTGGAAGCCCATGTCGGCGAACGGGTGCTGCTGCGGGCCAACGGCGGCAGACGTAAGACGATCGAGCGGTTCGGCATTTTGGAAGAGACCTATCCTTCCGTGTTCATCGTCAAGCTGGACGACAGCCAGCACGCTTTCAAACGGGTTTCCTACAGCTACGTCGACATTCTGACGGATTCGGTGGAAGTAACGATTTGCAACGAACAGGGCAACCTGCGGATTACGTGCGCGAATTCCTGA
- a CDS encoding ribonuclease M5 — protein MREIVVVEGKNDAAAVRRASGADTLETNGSAVDEDVLRRIELACRRRGVILLFDPDYAGEKIRRTVASRVPGCRHAFLKPEEARRADGKIGVEYASDEAIRRALASARADGRKPDSDVRWDDVLAAGLAGRPDSAARRRAVGDALGWGYCNSKQFWRRIQMFGIRKDELFRALETCGLAETAVKAP, from the coding sequence ATTCGCGAGATCGTCGTCGTTGAAGGCAAAAACGACGCGGCCGCCGTTCGTCGCGCCTCCGGCGCCGACACGCTGGAAACGAACGGTTCAGCGGTGGACGAGGATGTCCTTCGCCGGATCGAGTTGGCTTGCCGCCGCCGGGGCGTTATTTTGCTGTTCGATCCCGACTACGCCGGAGAAAAAATTCGGAGAACGGTCGCATCGCGTGTTCCGGGATGCAGGCACGCTTTCCTGAAGCCCGAAGAGGCCCGACGCGCCGACGGCAAAATCGGCGTCGAGTATGCGTCCGATGAGGCGATCCGCCGTGCGTTGGCGTCAGCGCGCGCCGACGGCCGGAAGCCGGACTCCGACGTGCGTTGGGACGACGTGCTGGCCGCGGGGTTGGCGGGTCGCCCGGATTCGGCGGCGCGTAGACGGGCGGTCGGCGATGCGCTCGGATGGGGATACTGTAACTCAAAACAGTTCTGGAGAAGAATTCAAATGTTCGGCATCCGGAAAGACGAGCTGTTCCGGGCGCTTGAGACGTGCGGATTGGCCGAAACGGCGGTGAAGGCGCCGTGA
- a CDS encoding hydrolase TatD, protein MLTDTHAHLSSPRFDDDRDDALRRAREAGVTRIIDVGFNRRSIAASLALAEREPDVWAAVGWHPTDAVEMEPDDLDRLAEWCRHPKVVAIGEIGLDYYWKNVSPDVQRRAFREQIRLARRVGKPIVIHNRDAHGDVVAILREERADEIGGVMHCFSGDAHFAAECLALGFYLSFGGPITFKSNGALREVLARVPKDRLLLETDSPYLAPHPHRGRRNEPAYVRLVAETAASVLGMEPDELAAVTTENAKKLFILS, encoded by the coding sequence TTGCTGACGGACACGCATGCGCATCTCAGTTCGCCGCGCTTCGACGACGACCGCGACGACGCGCTTCGGAGGGCGCGGGAAGCCGGTGTGACGCGCATCATCGACGTCGGATTCAACCGGCGGTCGATCGCGGCGTCGCTGGCGCTCGCCGAGCGAGAGCCGGACGTCTGGGCCGCCGTCGGCTGGCATCCGACGGACGCGGTGGAGATGGAACCCGACGATCTCGACCGTCTGGCGGAATGGTGCCGTCACCCGAAAGTGGTCGCGATCGGCGAGATCGGCCTCGATTACTACTGGAAAAACGTCTCTCCCGACGTACAGCGCCGTGCGTTTCGCGAACAGATCCGGCTTGCCCGCCGCGTCGGCAAGCCGATCGTCATCCACAACCGCGACGCCCACGGCGACGTCGTCGCGATTTTGCGCGAAGAGCGGGCGGACGAAATCGGCGGGGTGATGCATTGTTTTTCCGGCGACGCGCATTTCGCCGCGGAGTGTCTGGCGCTCGGTTTTTATTTGTCGTTCGGCGGGCCGATCACGTTCAAAAGCAACGGCGCTCTCCGCGAAGTGCTCGCGCGCGTGCCGAAAGACAGGCTGCTTCTGGAGACCGATTCGCCTTACTTGGCACCGCATCCGCATCGAGGGCGGCGTAACGAGCCGGCGTACGTGCGCCTCGTCGCGGAAACGGCGGCTTCCGTCCTCGGCATGGAGCCGGATGAACTGGCAGCCGTCACGACCGAAAACGCAAAAAAATTGTTTATATTGAGTTAA